A region from the Pelobates fuscus isolate aPelFus1 chromosome 3, aPelFus1.pri, whole genome shotgun sequence genome encodes:
- the LOC134601510 gene encoding transcription factor HES-7-like, which yields MRILLLKLTGNQKLRNPKMEKAEILELAVIYIGNVTRMKTHDPERWVSPAEKLYLSGFRDCLDRTEDFINDINPDARNRFLDGLQTHLQQQLRFPKQVFLSNVVDKSDDGLASKESQHNMTIDFSHSGDDLSPFSTSTLSSPEMANSPGWLSPSPENPAGFHIEPEHSQTFVWRPWP from the exons AAACTTCGCAATCCTAAAATGGAGAAGGCTGAAATTTTGGAATTGGCTGTGATTTACATTGGAAACGTGACGCGTATGAAGACGCACG ATCCTGAACGATGGGTATCACCCGCAGAGAAACTCTACCTGTCCGGGTTCAGAGACTGTTTAGACCGTACAGAAGACTTCATCAATGACATCAACCCTGATGCCAGGAACCGTTTCCTAGATGGACTGCAAACCCACCTTCAACAGCAGCTACGATTCCCCAAGCAAGTCTTCCTCTCTAATGTGGTTGATAAATCAGACGACGGTTTGGCCTCCAAAGAGAGTCAACACAATATGACCATAGACTTTTCTCATTCCGGCGATGATCTGAGCCCATTCTCTACTTCAACCTTAAGTAGTCCTGAGATGGCTAACTCACCTGGCTGGCTTTCTCCCAGTCCTGAAAATCCAGCCGGTTTTCATATAGAGCCAGAGCATAGCCAAACATTTGTGTGGAGACCCTggccatag